ATCCATTCTAATAACATAACAAGAAAATATATGAAGGAGATGCAAGCATTATGTAGATTATACTAATATATGTAGGGACAGAGCCATAATATGAATTGGTTGAACACTTAACACAGTAGGGTTTTTTGGATATTGGATTTAAAGTAACAAGGGCTATATATAACAATTAAACAACTGAAAGGGACTTCATTGTAAATTATTCCTCAAAATTTTACCTTTCTTCTTCCGTCAAAACTCCGTCGACACGAGTACTCAGCACGTGTGACTTCTTTCCTCAGTTTCAGACAAATCTCCCTCActctcaaacacacacaaactCCATAGCAGATTGGTGTTTTTTAACTACTTTACAAGCTTAAAAAGGGGAGAAAAGAATCACACTTGTTGCTGCTTTCACCACTGGTGATCGAAGTTGGGAGCTGCCAGAAACCGGAAAATTGACTGTTTCACCGGTTTCTGCCTCTAGAAATTTGCCAGATGATTGAAGTGGCATTGTTCATACATCGATCCGTATAAGAAAAGTCAAATTTTGCAGATTAAACAGGAAGTAACTGAGATGATCTACTTGCTCAGCTTCAGAGTTCATTTCCTCGATCTATCCGAAATTTTCAACGCCCGTTACAATTGAATCAAAGGCATTCAGCAAATTAGTAAGTCTTCTTGATTACTGATTTTCTGTTTCCTTTATCGAATCGTAAATTTTCTTAGCATATTATATGGATTGAGTTTGTTCTTCAAGATTCAAAGGCGAGGCGATTATCAGTCAACTCTCCAATTCACTTGCCGACGAAAGCGCAGACAAAGGAATCTATAATTTTCGTGAAACACTGAATTTGCAAATCTACAATGTGATCCTGCAGTTAATAACTTTTAGGATGTATGCTTACAAAGAACTGAATCTGCAATAATTTTTTCCCTAATTATGATCGACGTTGACTAAGTATTCATTATGCACCTTCTTGTAACATAAACATACTGAATGTTCTAGGATTGATTTTTTCTTGTGTCAAACAACCTGAAACAATGTGTATTCCGTTATGCAGGATGCAACTCTAGGATTGATTTTTTCGAAGCTCTCATTATTCTGCTTAAACCCTAATATTAAGAATGTTGGACATATACTCTCATAGTCTTAGAAATGATGTGTTATGATCTTATGCTGCTTGAAATCAATTGAAAGGGAATATGGATGAATACAATCGAATAGATGTGCAAAGAAACTCAGGGAGACAATCATCACGCCCAGTCTCAAAGTCATTATTATCAGGTAAATCAACACCTAGAGGTTCTCCTTCATTTAGAAGATTAAACTCCAGTCGAACCCCTAGAAAAGATGGAAGAACAGGTGGATTTGGTACTAATTGTTTCAAAAGCAACCGAATTGTGCTTTGGTTGCTTCTGATCACTCTTTGGGCTTATGCTGGATTCTATATCCAATCAAGGTGGGCTCATGGTGACAACAAAGAAGGGATCTTTGGAGGAAATGATTCAAATGATGAAACTGATAAAACCGAATCTGAACAAGTTCCTAGGAGGGATTTGAGTGTGAGTAATAATTCATTCACAGATCAAGTTGTGATCAATGTCAATCAGCCTGATGTAAAGAAGACAAATAATATGGTCAAGAACATATCTAATGGTGTATCAAAGTCACACACAATTGTACCCATAAAGAAACGAACTAAAAGATCAAGGCGTAAACGTGGTAATAAAAAAAAGGGTTTGGAAACTGAGATTAGTAAGAATCTTGAAATCCAAGAAGAACAACTTCCTAACACAAATGCTACTTATGGGATGTTATTTGGTCCATTTGGTTCAATAGAAGACAAAGTTTTGGAATGGAGCCCTACAAAGCGATCAGGAACATGTGATAGGAAAAGTCAATTTGCTCGTCTTGTTTGgtcaagaaaatttgttttgatatTCCATGAGCTATCAATGACTGGAGCTCCACTTTCAATGATGGAGTTAGCAACCGAGCTTTTAAGCTGTGGAGCAACTGTTTCTGTAGTTGCTCTTAGCAGAAGAGGTGGATTGCTAACCGAACTTGCAAGAAAAAAAATTAGGGTTCTTGAAGACAAAGATAAAGTCAGCTTCAAAACTGCCATGAAAGCAGATCTTGTCATTGCTGGTTCAGCTGTATGCTCATCATGGATTGGTAAGAAACTAAGTctatgtttggcgtactagctgTAAAGCTAGCTGAtaactgaaaagctagctgataaaaatgACATTCGGTAAAAAATTaaagctagctgaaatatataaaatggcATATAAGGACATTTAGGATAATGACTTTTCTATAACTAATTAAAGGTATATTTGGAATATTTTAAAAAAGCTCCagaaaagctagtctaagtaacttttagaaaaaaaactggcttataagctatttttggGTTTGTCAAACATGACAACTTAAAAAACCTCGAAAAATAAACTAGTTTATCAGTTAGCTGTTGTGTGTCAAACACAGTCTGAGATCTAAGAAccttttgtaatttttttataaactttGTGTTTTAAGTTTTTATGACAATTAGAGTGATGATGACAGAACAATATCTTGACCACTCTGTGGCTGGGACACGTCAGCTTGTGTGGTGGATCATGGAGAATCGACGCGAGTATTTTGACCGGTCAAAGCTTGTTCTAAATCGTGTAAAACAATTGGTTTTCCTTTCTAAATCACAATCTAAACAATGGATGGATTGGTGTAAAGAAGAAAATATTGAATTCAAGTCGCCACCCTCTTTGGTTCCACTCTCGGTTAACGATGAGCTAGCTTTTGTAGCTGGAATAAATTGTTCCCTAAATACCCCTGCATTCACCACTGAAAAGATGCTGGAAAAAAGATTGATGTTAAGAAAAATAATCAGAGAAGAAATGGGAGTCAAAGATAGTGATATGCTTGTGATGGCATTGAGCAGTATAAACCCTGGAAAGGGTCATTTTTTGCTTCTTGAATCTTTAGAGTTGACCGTTGATAAAAGCCAAAGAGGATTGGTTGACCATGGTGAAAGTTTAAAGAAAATGTTGAGAGGAAGTGATGAAaagaaacaagggggagagattAAGCTCTTAATTGGTTCAGTTGGGTCAAAGAGCAATAAGGTGTTTTACGTAAAATCACTCCTTAAGTTCTTATCGAATCATTCGGATTTGGAAAAATCCGTGTTATGGACCCCAGCAACAACTCGTGTTGCCTCTCTTTACTCTGCAGCGGATGTCTACGTTATAAATTCTCAGGTGACAATTATACCCTTACTTTTTGCTTATAAAGTTTTGACTTAATAAACATGACGATTGACTGAATAAGGATAAGCACAGGGGATTGGAGAAACATTTGGAAGAGTAACAATTGAAGCAATGGCATTTGGTATTCCCGTAAGTCACTCTAAAAAAAATAGCAAcataattttaaacttttatagttttatatatcTAATTATAATTATAcaatttgtgttttgattaggtGCTTGGGACAGATTCAGGGGGCACGAAAGAGATTGTGGAACAAAACGTAACGGGTCTTTTACACCCTATTGGACATCAAGGAACAAGTATTCTTTCCAAAAACCTTCAATATTTACTAAAAAACCCATCAGAACGACAGCGTATGGGACTCCAAGGAAgacaaaaagttaaaaacatgTACTTGAAAAAGCACATGTACAAGATCTTTTGGGAAGTTCTATACAACACCATGAGAATAAAATAAACTTTGCCCACTGTTTCTCATGATTTTCACTGAAATGACAGAAACAATGAGCAAAATCCAGAACTATTTATATTTATTCGTATTCTTTAATCAAAAGTTATgttatgttaaaaaaacaaaattcgaactattatatatttatatttatagttcCTGTACATTTTTTATATTTCCAAACAACAACCGGACTGAACGTGGCCGGAATATTCCTCCGGCGTCTCCACCTTTTTCCACGTGTGGCTCTTCAGATCTAACACGTACACCCCATGACTTTTACCAAATCCAACAGATCCAACGGCTAATAGCCTTCCTTCACATCCGATTACACAATGTACTCTATCCAAATCCTTTGGGATCTTCGTTTTGAAGGAATGATCCAGTGCTACGATCACACCATCTTGATACATGTACATCACCCCATCACCACCGTCCACGCATGTTCTCGGACACGTGTCAGTTCCCAAGAACTCATCTTCTTTTTTTTCCCATCGCCACGTGGGAACATCGAAAGCTTCTGCGCTTGTCCCAAAGTTCCCTTGCATTGACGTGTTGTACCCACCAATGACGTAGAATTTGCCACGGTGGAAAGCTCCTTTGCATTCGTCACGCTCGTCTGCCATGTCAGGTAGTATGACCCATCTATCGTCCGCCACGTCATACATCATCCCTGACCGGAGTGCATTCTTTTCGTTATCATGTCCGCCGCCGACGAACACTCTCCGGTCATTATCCGACGCACATCCAAAAAACGACCTTGTACTCCCTGGCATATCGGGCCCACGTCGCCACGTGGCGGAAACGAAGTTATACACAAAAACAAAATTCGAAGCCTCCCAGTTCTCCGGGCTTAACCCGCCCATCACCACAAGATTATACCCGACCGGAGCAATCTGACAAAAATAAGGTAACCCGTCGGAAAACCCAGGGATCGGCGGCAGCTCACTCCAGTCACCAGTTTCCAGCTCGTAAACGGAGAGACGGTAAACCGGTGTGATCATATACTTCCGTAACCCGTGGTTCATGTTCGAATCAAGCTGCGACTGCACCATCACGAAGATGCGACGGCTCAGCCCGGCGGACTTGCGGTGGTTCCGAAACAGAGGAAGGTCAATCTCCGACTTCCAGCTCCGGCAAACGGAGGCGGCGGAGGAGAAGTGGTTGTAAGGGACGCGAATCAGACACTCTAAACCGACATCATTGGGGAGACCTGGTATGAGGTCCATGAATTAGGAGTGAAATTGAAAAAGAGATATGGAGTATGTGTGAGAATGAAGTAATGGAGATCAAATAAATAAAGGGGGTGGAATGTTTCTAGAAGGTAGTGAGTTGAGTGAGTGAGTGAGGCGGGGAATCGATAATAAGACGAAAAGAACGTATAAACGGAAAGTGGTGAGAC
The genomic region above belongs to Lactuca sativa cultivar Salinas chromosome 4, Lsat_Salinas_v11, whole genome shotgun sequence and contains:
- the LOC111918951 gene encoding uncharacterized protein LOC111918951; translation: MDEYNRIDVQRNSGRQSSRPVSKSLLSGKSTPRGSPSFRRLNSSRTPRKDGRTGGFGTNCFKSNRIVLWLLLITLWAYAGFYIQSRWAHGDNKEGIFGGNDSNDETDKTESEQVPRRDLSVSNNSFTDQVVINVNQPDVKKTNNMVKNISNGVSKSHTIVPIKKRTKRSRRKRGNKKKGLETEISKNLEIQEEQLPNTNATYGMLFGPFGSIEDKVLEWSPTKRSGTCDRKSQFARLVWSRKFVLIFHELSMTGAPLSMMELATELLSCGATVSVVALSRRGGLLTELARKKIRVLEDKDKVSFKTAMKADLVIAGSAVCSSWIEQYLDHSVAGTRQLVWWIMENRREYFDRSKLVLNRVKQLVFLSKSQSKQWMDWCKEENIEFKSPPSLVPLSVNDELAFVAGINCSLNTPAFTTEKMLEKRLMLRKIIREEMGVKDSDMLVMALSSINPGKGHFLLLESLELTVDKSQRGLVDHGESLKKMLRGSDEKKQGGEIKLLIGSVGSKSNKVFYVKSLLKFLSNHSDLEKSVLWTPATTRVASLYSAADVYVINSQGIGETFGRVTIEAMAFGIPVLGTDSGGTKEIVEQNVTGLLHPIGHQGTSILSKNLQYLLKNPSERQRMGLQGRQKVKNMYLKKHMYKIFWEVLYNTMRIK
- the LOC111918952 gene encoding F-box/kelch-repeat protein At1g15670 encodes the protein MDLIPGLPNDVGLECLIRVPYNHFSSAASVCRSWKSEIDLPLFRNHRKSAGLSRRIFVMVQSQLDSNMNHGLRKYMITPVYRLSVYELETGDWSELPPIPGFSDGLPYFCQIAPVGYNLVVMGGLSPENWEASNFVFVYNFVSATWRRGPDMPGSTRSFFGCASDNDRRVFVGGGHDNEKNALRSGMMYDVADDRWVILPDMADERDECKGAFHRGKFYVIGGYNTSMQGNFGTSAEAFDVPTWRWEKKEDEFLGTDTCPRTCVDGGDGVMYMYQDGVIVALDHSFKTKIPKDLDRVHCVIGCEGRLLAVGSVGFGKSHGVYVLDLKSHTWKKVETPEEYSGHVQSGCCLEI